In the genome of Nakaseomyces glabratus chromosome K, complete sequence, the window AGTGTGTAACACATAATTGCATCTTAGAACTTGACAAAATTCATTTACTAACAGAATTATacatacaaaaaaaaaaacccCGACTATAAACCACTAttagaatatattaataaaaaatgactAACCCAGAATTGATCACAACCACTAAGTGCATTGGTGTTACCTCTTTAGGTCTATATGCAGGCCTACTAACCTCTACCTCTTTAATCACATCTGCCACTCCTTTGGATGTTCTTACTGGCTCTTTGAAGAACCTGCTCTGCAAAATTGGCTGCTGGGCAACTGCTTTCGGTTCCGTGTCCACCATCTCCTTGGCTGTCTCTTACTTTTTGTCTGAGAAGCCACAAAGATCAAACACCAGATTGGCTGGTGCTTTGATCGCACCAATTACGGGTCTATACTTATACGCCTCTTCTTTGGCTAACCACGGTTGTTGTCCAAGTAAAGCCAAGGAAAGTGGCCTGCCAGAGGGCCATCCACAAGTCGGAGCGGATGCTCCAGTTTGCCCATTCTCTAAGACTACTGATGGCTCTAATGGTTCTTTCCACAAGGGTTCCATCAAGAGTGACAAGTGTTACAACGCTTTGCTATGTCATTTGACTGTCGTCACTCTAACCACCTGTGGTGTCTTTGCCAAGAGTGTCTTCGACGGTTTCCAAGGCTTGTTGTAAATCAGCTGAAACAACCTGAAGATAACAATAATTGCAAGAAAACAATCAAACCAaaccaaagaaaacaataaaaattaacATTAACGCAGCTCAACGACAATACAGTTTCATTCAATTAGGAGATTTTCCTCAATAATTCTGTAAAGCTCAGTTCTCTTTATTCTCATTGTCAGGATGGGAACTGACCGAATATTGTATTGCAGTGGTGTCTTTGTTATCAATTATGTGCATAAGGTATAGCTTATATATCTACttatttattatcaaattattctttaatttGAATGGAAAACAAAAGCTTATAAATTTACTACAATATATTTCCCTCtaaatcaaaattatatGACTTCATAAAAGGTATAAGAGACCTCTAACTTATTTATAACAAACTCAAACCAGATATCCTGTTAACGACAATTTCTGTAAGATCATCAACAGCCTGCTAATTGACATAAAGGTGGGACTACAGTGAAAAAGAGTCTCCAATTAGCTTTAACCATATGTAACACAATAATAATCCTACATCAGGCAGTCTACTTTGGTAGCAACTGGTGACTGATGTCGTTAGCACATGCGAAAAGCGGCTGTATGCTGTCAAGTTACAATACATACACAACGGAAATAGAGACCTGAACAGTACATCAGGTACCATACTGTTTGCCACCAGTTAGTAGTCAAATCTTCACATGAAGAACATTATTAGACACACAAGGTTTGTAAGGGTAACTAACAGGTTATTACCCCTGAAGACTATCGAAATGCCTAGAAAACAGCATGAATAGTCATCTATGTTTCTATTACAGACGCACTCGCTTTTGAAATTGCCCTGCACAAGCTATACTTGAGGACTTTATGAAGTATCTATCATATTAATCATTGAAACTGAAATAGAAATATCCAGAATAAATAAAGACTACCCCACCCGGAATCCGGGGATACCATGGAGATCTCTTCAACGTCGAGTAGATATCAGTTCTTATTTAGTTACTATAGTGAGTCTTTTGGTGTTTCAGGAACAAACTTTTCGAACCCACATTCTTTGAATAGACAACCTAACGTATAACCATGCCATATCCATCTCACACCCGTTCCGATACACTTTAAATTCCGTTGAATGTACAGAAGATTATTGGcttcctttcttttttatgttttacTTTGGGAATTTAACCCTCACTTTATTTTCCGGGGAACGGGTTTATCAACATTCATGTCCATCTGCATGTTTTTTTCAACAGCCGTACCTActtttctgaaaaattggGTGAAATCAAGACAAATACTATAAAGCTCTTCTGCTAAGTACCTCTCAGGATCAGCATTTCAGGAACTTCACTGCTTACATAATATTTTGCTGCTTGCTGTTTAAGCCGTCTATTTTGCTTCAGTCTTTGGCTGAGCTATTGCGCAA includes:
- the SCM4 gene encoding Scm4p (CAGL0K04279g~Ortholog(s) have mitochondrial outer membrane localization), with the protein product MTNPELITTTKCIGVTSLGLYAGLLTSTSLITSATPLDVLTGSLKNLLCKIGCWATAFGSVSTISLAVSYFLSEKPQRSNTRLAGALIAPITGLYLYASSLANHGCCPSKAKESGLPEGHPQVGADAPVCPFSKTTDGSNGSFHKGSIKSDKCYNALLCHLTVVTLTTCGVFAKSVFDGFQGLL